One region of Citrus sinensis cultivar Valencia sweet orange chromosome 6, DVS_A1.0, whole genome shotgun sequence genomic DNA includes:
- the LOC107177519 gene encoding probable F-box protein At2g36090 has product MDSPSVADTTSSSIWTVHPDIMETHVFKHLDASALASASCASSQLYALASDETLWTDISNSTWPSTNTPGIRQLISSFPKGTRSFFSDSFTNPDVSITTPSSSPVNLDCPSRLISAVDIFYQQRHVFGKVVETEPLNFDSSPFRIDVLDPKDSVPTRIPHPVDEQMMCEFGERFTLSWILIDPIRRRAMNLSSYKPVIVERRWMSTEEVHMRYAWVFCAEPGEEGSATEYVKFGISVTWEGCQSGEMHVSKVSLNLEDMYGNQLTGRESLAIIQKGLASRRGKVKGRESEGKRRYEEYMEMRRERILSEVSKQPERVDKLRVAFFLFIFASLGLLLFRRLF; this is encoded by the coding sequence ATGGATTCTCCGTCGGTGGCCGACACCACCAGCAGCTCAATCTGGACCGTCCATCCTGATATCATGGAAACTCATGTCTTCAAACATTTAGACGCCTCTGCCCTCGCCTCCGCCTCCTGCGCCTCCTCTCAGCTCTACGCCCTCGCTTCCGACGAAACTCTCTGGACAGACATTAGCAACTCGACGTGGCCCTCCACCAACACTCCAGGCATCCGCCAGCTCATCTCGTCGTTCCCCAAGGGGACCCGCTCCTTCTTCTCCGACTCCTTCACCAACCCCGACGTCAGCATCACAACCCCTTCCTCCTCTCCGGTCAATCTCGATTGTCCCTCACGATTAATCTCAGCCGTTGATATTTTCTACCAGCAACGGCACGTATTCGGTAAAGTCGTCGAAACTGAGCCATTGAATTTCGATAGCTCTCCGTTCAGGATCGACGTACTTGATCCGAAAGATTCGGTGCCCACCCGGATACCTCACCCGGTGGACGAACAGATGATGTGCGAATTTGGGGAGCGCTTCACGTTGAGCTGGATTTTGATAGATCCGATCAGACGGCGGGCGATGAATTTATCGAGTTACAAGCCGGTGATTGTAGAACGCCGCTGGATGTCTACAGAAGAAGTCCACATGCGCTACGCTTGGGTCTTCTGTGCGGAGCCCGGAGAGGAGGGGTCGGCGACGGAGTATGTCAAATTTGGGATTTCAGTCACGTGGGAGGGTTGTCAGAGCGGCGAGATGCACGTGAGCAAGGTGAGCTTGAATCTGGAGGACATGTATGGAAATCAATTGACGGGGAGGGAAAGTTTGGCAATTATACAGAAGGGGTTGGCGAGTAGAAGGGGGAAAGTGAAAGGGAGGGAGTCGGAAGGAAAACGAAGGTACGAAGAGTACATGGAAATGAGGAGGGAAAGGATATTGAGCGAGGTTAGCAAACAACCGGAGAGAGTAGACAAGCTGCGTGTGGCTTTTTTTCTATTCATATTTGCTTCTCTCGGATTATTGCTCTTCAGAAGacttttttaa
- the LOC102608341 gene encoding transcription initiation factor TFIID subunit 12-like, whose product MDQEQPQQQQQQTQTPTPSTTTTTTANTASSTVTTSQITAPSSQPPQQQQQTPPTPSTPSSTTIPTSTPTTNTPNPNPSPSPSPAPPSRPTSLTPPPPRPTSFSRPWQPPQQHFSHFSSLPSSSSATPSTSASPPIPPPPRGGIAIGVPAPRPTALSPQPSPPFSSSFGQPFGGLGRSGVNVPDSVRPPAIQGMGVMGSLGSSSQMRPAGISVQHHQPRPVQQSSLRPPPSSPSSQSPGTQNFQGQGLMRVSQVGSPGSSSPNTSQSVQSFNQPWLSSGSQGKPPLAPPSTYRPQMNTPSMQQRSHIPQQHSPLSTNLQQQHLSSVQPQQSKPSHQLPDHYGQQFSSPRVPQSSPHQQQITRPPGSATQKPSSLALVQPNAVQTGNQSKIAATESDEFGNRILTKRSIQELVNQIGPSERLDPDVEDILVDIAEDFVESITTFGCSLAKHRKSDTLEAKDILVHLERNWNMTLPGFSGDEIKTFRKPLVCDIHKERLAAIKKSVMATEVASARTTGGQAAASAKGNLGKMPANIIGST is encoded by the exons ATGGATCAAGAGCAGccacaacagcaacaacaacaaacacAAACCCCCACTCcttccaccaccaccaccaccacagCCAACACCGCCAGCAGCACCGTCACCACTTCACAAATCACGGCACCGTCGTCACAGCCTccacaacagcaacaacaaacTCCACCAACACCGTCAACCCCTTCATCTACAACAATACCAACTTCAACTCCTACAACCAACACCCCAAACCCTAATCCAAGCCCCAGCCCCAGCCCGGCCCCACCGTCAAGGCCCACTTCGCTCACACCACCACCACCTAGACCCACCTCATTTTCGAGACCATGGCAACCGCCGCAGCAACACTTTTCTCActtctcttctcttccttcttcttcttctgcgACTCCATCGACCTCGGCTTCGCCTCCGATTCCCCCTCCCCCGAGGGGCGGCATTGCCATTGGAGTTCCAGCACCCCGCCCTACAGCTTTATCTCCCCAACCCTCGCCCCCCTTTTCGTCTTCTTTTGGCCAGCCGTTTGGCGGGTTGGGCCGCTCCGGAGTTAACGTTCCTGATTCG GTGAGGCCACCTGCAATCCAAGGAATGGGGGTGATGGGATCGCTAGGTTCGAGTTCTCAAATGCGGCCTGCTGGGATTTCTGTACAACACCATCAACCAAGGCCTGTGCAACAATCTTCCCTTAGACCGCCTCCATCTTCCCCAAGTAGTCAATCTCCAGGCACCCAA AATTTCCAAGGGCAAGGCCTTATGCGGGTCTCACAAGTTGGTTCACCTGGTTCCTCTTCACCAAATACATCACAAAGTGTGCAGTCCTTTAATCAGCCATGGTTATCATCTGGATCACAAGGGAAGCCTCCTTTGGCACCCCCCTCTACATATAGACCACAGATGAACACTCCATCCATGCAGCAGCGGTCACATATTCCCCAGCAACATTCTCCCTTGTCAACAAATTTGCAGCAACAGCATCTTTCATCTGTGCAGCCACAACAATCGAAACCATCACATCAGCTGCCTGACCATTATGGGCAACAGTTTTCCTCACCAAGGGTGCCTCAATCTTCACCCCATCAACAGCAAATTACAAGGCCGCCGGGCTCTGCAACTCAGAAACCTTCCTCCCTTGCATTGGTACAGCCTAACGCTGTCCAGACCGGGAATCAGAGTAAAATAGCTGCCACAGAAAGTGATGAATTTGGTAATCGGATTCTCACCAAAAGAAGCATCCAGGAGCTAGTTAACCAG ATTGGTCCATCAGAGAGGTTGGATCCTGACGTTGAAGACATTCTTGTGGATATTGCAGAAGATTTTGTTGAGTCT atTACAACGTTTGGTTGCTCATTAGCTAAGCATCGAAAATCAGATACATTGGAAGCAAAAGACATACTTGTACATCTTG AAAGAAATTGGAATATGACACTTCCTGGGTTTAGCGGTGATGAGATCAAGACCTTCAGAAAACCA CTTGTATGTGATATCCACAAGGAGCGGCTTGCTGCA ATAAAGAAATCAGTCATGGCAACTGAGGTTGCAAGTGCTCGGACTACGGGTGGACAAGCTGCTGCCAGTGCAAAGGGTAACCTGGGGAAGATGCCTGCTAATATCATTGGCTCTACCTGA
- the LOC112498645 gene encoding uncharacterized protein LOC112498645, whose protein sequence is MARASSTTELAEKIAWHCALFMAIMLVLSCCESSDSGGFMGQVTQPRNVNKPCDEIYVVREGETLHTISEKCGDPYIVEQNPHINDPDDVFPGLVIKITPFKNR, encoded by the coding sequence ATGGCGCGAGCTTCATCAACCACTGAATTGGCGGAGAAGATTGCTTGGCACTGTGCTTTGTTCATGGCGATAATGTTAGTTTTGAGCTGCTGTGAATCAAGCGATAGCGGTGGATTCATGGGTCAAGTGACACAGCCAAGGAATGTAAACAAGCCGTGTGATGAAATTTATGTGGTCAGAGAAGGAGAGACATTGCATACTATTAGTGAAAAATGTGGGGATCCTTACATTGTTGAACAGAATCCTCATATCAATGACCCAGATGACGTTTTTCCTGGCCTTGTTATCAAGATTACTCCTTTCAAAAATAGGTAG
- the LOC102608633 gene encoding uridine nucleosidase 1: protein MDRVMANENSHGSGVVLGSSTNPAKLIIDTDPGIDDSMTILMAFQTPELEILGLTTIFGNVTTEDATRNALTLCEMAGCPGVPVAEGSPEPLKGGKPRVAEFAHGSDGMGNISLTPPKAKKCDKNASEFLVDKVSEYPGEVSILALGPLTNLALAIKRDSSFASKVKNIVVLGGAFFALGNVNPAAEANIYGDPEAADVVFTSGANIAVVGINITTQVKLTDADFLELRQSKGRYVQLLGDMCKFYRDWHVKSDGVHGIFLHDPVSFVALVRPDLFTFKKGVVRVETQGICMGHTLMDQGLKRWNVSNPWTGYSPVSVAWTVNVDKVLNYIKRLLMKQ, encoded by the exons aTGGATAGAGTTATGGCGAATGAAAATTCTCACGGCAGCGGCGTCGTTTTGGGATCTTCTACTAACCCCGCCAAGCTCATTATCGATACTGACCCCGGAATCG ATGATAGCATGACAATCTTAATGGCATTTCAAACTCCGGAATTGGAGATCTTGGGGTTGACAACAATCTTTGGTAATGTTACTACTGAAGACGCCACTCGCAATGCCTTGACTCTG TGTGAAATGGCAGGGTGTCCAGGTGTTCCTGTGGCAGAAGGCAGCCCTGAGCCTTTGAAG GGTGGAAAGCCTCGGGTTGCTGAATTTGCTCATGGTTCTGATGGGATGGGAAATATATCTCTAACGCCTCCAAAAGCAAAGAAATGTGATAAGAATGCATCTGAATTTCTAGTTGATAAAGTCTCAGAATATCCGGGGGAAGTATCTATACTTGCTCTTGGACCACTAACTAACTTGGCTTTG GCAATCAAAAGGGACTCATCCTTTGCAAGTAAGGTGAAAAACATTGTTGTACTTGGTGGTGCTTTCTTTGCATTGGGAAATGTCAATCCTGCAGCTGAAGCGAAT ATTTATGGAGACCCTGAAGCAGCAGATGTTGTGTTTACCTCTGGGGCAAACATCGCTGTTGTTGGAATAAACATTACTACGCAAGTCAAACTGACAG ATGCCGACTTTCTTGAATTGAGGCAATCTAAAGGAAGGTATGTTCAGCTATTGGGTGACATGTGCAAATTTTACCGAGACTGGCATGTGAAGTCTGATGGTGTCCATG GCATTTTCCTACACGACCCTGTTAGTTTCGTGGCATTAGTTCGGCCAGATCTCTTCACATTCAAGAAGGGAGTTGTGAGGGTTGAGACGCAAGGAATATGTATGGGGCATACACTAATGGATCAAGGACTGAAAAG ATGGAATGTTAGTAATCCATGGACAGGCTATTCCCCTGTTTCAGTTGCTTGGACGGTCAATGTGGATAAAGTGCtcaattatattaaaagacTGCTGATGAAACAATGA
- the LOC112498567 gene encoding GDSL esterase/lipase At1g58430-like: protein MTFNYYDIPTRRAQFNISEYQDFLQTKLHNYINQLYDLGCRQMIVAGLPPIGCLPIQITARFKNPLDRKCLDEQNTDSQSYNQKLIKLLNQLQASLPGTRLNYADVYEPVIEMK, encoded by the exons ATGACTTTTAATTACTATGACATACCCACCAGGAGGGCCCAGTTCAATATAAGCGAATACCAAGATTTTCTGCAGACAAAGCTCCACAACTATATTAAC CAACTGTACGATCTGGGATGCCGCCAGATGATTGTTGCTGGTCTCCCGCCAATTGGCTGTCTACCAATTCAGATAACAGCCCGATTCAAAAATCCGCTTGATCGTAAGTGCTTGGATGAGCAGAACACAGATTCTCAATCTTACAATCAAAAGCTCATAAAGCTGTTGAATCAGTTACAGGCATCACTTCCCGGAACCAGACTTAATTATGCAGATGTCTATGAGCCCGTAATAGAGATGAAGTGA